One Tachysurus vachellii isolate PV-2020 chromosome 5, HZAU_Pvac_v1, whole genome shotgun sequence genomic window, TCTCAAAGACAACCGTATGAGCCTCCATGTACGCTCAAAGAGTCGAGGGCAGGGATGGCGACATGCAAGTGAAGGAGGGATGGCTGATTAAAAGTGAAGGGTCATGGTCTTTCTGGTAAATGTCACCCACTCACGTTGAGAGTGATTTGATCCCTTGCTTCAGCTCTCTTTCAGTGTCTGTTTGAAGCTTGTGAGAAGGTCAAAGTTAGACAAGCAAGCTCATTTCAAATTGCTCTCTCTGAAGACTGATTTGATGTGACCAGTCAGAAtagtttccttttttaaattctttggATAATATTTCATACGTTTGTATAAAaatcacaacaaacaaacaaaaaaaaagcacaaaataggAATGCAATTTTTAGAAATGTCTAAAAAGTATTTGATAGCAATTCTTTATTCTCTGCTggatgttttacttttttatttagatttatatgatttaaaatgcttttatattaattatagttATTCAAGATTAGACCTATCCTAAATATGACTGCAGAAGTGCACAACTCCTGTTTGGAAGGTCAATGTTTAATGATTGTCCTgcccaaacacacctcatctGGTTCATTCAGTATTTGTAATAAAACAGGTGAATCACCTTACATTGCTGCATTATCAAAAATGATATCACTAACTTTTCCTATTGTaaagtgtgttttgggtgctcCTATCCCCTACTTCACATTGACTTAAGCATTGGATTATGGGAATTTAGCAGGGAATTTAGCATTATATgtgcattcattttaattcagaaaCCTCTTAACTAGTGCACTATGGTGAATATGGTGTAGATTTGAACATGTCCTTCAGCTCGGCCCAACCAGCACCACAGATTGGTATTTCTTGCCCACAGCTTGACCTTGACATTATTAGTGGGCGGAGCAATTAGGGTGTTTAATGATAGAGGGCGGGGCCATTATAGTTTTTAAGGATAAGGGGCGGGGCGATTAGGGTATTCAACGGTAGGGGCGGGGCTAATGCTGCCACGCCAGAAATAAAATTGGCCGGTCGTGAACTTTCTCCTCACTCACACAGgtgcagagacagacagaggcctCTCACAGACGGTAACTAAATCTCCCACCTGCAAGTCTAAACCGCTTATTAAGTTTATCCGCACAAATGTGAAGGTGTTCGgtattattaatgatttttcCTTTCCTTATCGAAGTTGACTTTTATTGGGTGTTGTGTTGGATTTTTGCTCGTTTGAATATAATTATGCAAtagttacctttttttttttaaaatcactgCTACTTTTGTTACTGCTTTGCTTTTAAGCCGAAACTACACTTATTCGCttgtacaatatttttttttgcttggtgAACATGCCTTTTTGCTCCACGCCTCCTCAAAGCCCTACAGAATTATACTTTATAATTGTGACCGCCAGCACCGTTTCTGCTCTGAGGGAGAATTTAGACCGTTTCCGCCTACTAAAGTGTCCCAACAAGTTCACTATAGATTCAgcctgtacactgtacacttgtGACTGTTAACAAATTGTCCGTGTCACACTCCTGTCTAATTTCCTCCTTTTTATTTCAGAGGACAAgaccaaagcagacaaaatggTTAAAGTCGGCATCAACGGGTAAGACCTTCATATGGCACCTTGCATTTAGGTCTATGGAAAGTTACAAGAGGAGGAGAATAAAAAATCTGACTCAAGTTTAAAATAACTAGGGATGTTGTCCTTTTATCTGCCTTTGGGTTGATGGAAAAGACATGCTTGTgagttttattataaatacattttacaaataCATTAGTAGAGCTTTTTCTGGCTTGTTACTCTTTAGAACAAACTCTAATTTGTGTTTGGTAACCTTGCAAAATCTACAGAGCACCTGAACTTCCTTATCACTTAAGTTCCTTACTTGTTTGGACCCTGTAGCTTTGCACTCATTTGTATTTCAGAAGTGAGCTTTTAGTTCCATGAATTGACCTATTGGACCTGTTTAAAGGCTTTTAGGCAACATGAGGTAACTGCGTTAGTCAGGGGCCGattgcatttctttttaaaagcaatGTTTGCATTGGGTCTCATGTCGTCAGTGTGACGTGAGGAAATGGCACAGCTTATCATACAGCACACAACCCCTCTTTGTTTGCTGGGGGTCAGTTTGCCTTTGAAACCTCCCTGTACCCTCTTGGGGGGGAAAAGATGTGCCATGctgaaagtgtgtatgtgcacgaCCAGATCGTCTGAGGTAACAGCTGTTCTGTGCTGAATGCAGCACACATGAAGTATGATGAGAAATGTGAACCCTCTACATAACTGAAAGGTCACTGCTGCAGTCTCGTACTGCAAAGCCTGATCAAGGCACCCAAATTATCTTGATGTCCTATGAGCGCTTTTAAGTGCCCTTAGAATGTACTGGACAAGCCTGAGCACAATGATTCCTgctgcctttttttaaaaaggggagTGTTAgttaaggttttatttatttttttttctgtttttagtcTCTAAATCAACATGCTGCTTGTCTTTTCCCAATTGTCTGAATTTTATTCTAGTGTTAAACTGTAACTAGCTGTGCAGCAAACTTCCCTCCCACTGCTACTCTAGGACAGGACTTTAATCTTTAGTCCAGAGTTTCAATTGTTGCTGATTTCTTGCAAATGCAATGAGTTATTTACAGGCTATGAGTAGACTCTTATCAGACTCTGTTCTTCAGACCTGGCTGAGTGACAAATGGGACCTAGAAGAGGCTCAATCTTTTAATGATGCTGTCTGCTTGAAGTCTGGATGTTTGCTTTGACTGTCCTAAAGTTTTTCGTTTACTAAACACTGCATGCAGTAATTCTCCCTACTGCAATTTAAAGCCATGAGGCAGTGATTGTGTCTTACTAATCTTAACCTGAAGTAAAGCCAGGTGTATGGCATTTAGAATGCTGTGCTTGACATAAGCATGGAGCCAGAAGGTACAAGTGGTGTGATTGTGGGGTGGCTGGTTTTAAAATGATGGCATGTCACTGCTTATTATGGAATGCTTCTGCCACCTAGTGGCTAGTAAAATGCTGTTGACTGTGTCCTAGATGTAAGAGTTGCTGATTTATAACGAAGTCCTTGGTACAAGTGCATTTTTGAGCTTGgcttaaagaaatataaatgggGTGCTGTTCAGCTGTAGTTAGTAATCCTACCCTGCATTGTGGATGGCTTTAGGGACAGACCACAGCACAGCTGACCTTATTACTTGACCATATACAGCAGGGTTAAAAATGCAACTTGACGCCACAGGCTTGATGGCTCTTGATACCATTGTAGTGTTTGGTTTTGAGCCAATCTCCACTGTAGGTTGCTTGAACTGTTTCCAGTAATTGTAGTAACACGTTGTCTCAAGTATTATAGCTGTTTAACAGGATATAATGTAGTTTAAGACTGCAATTTTACTAGTAAACTTTACTAGTTAAACTAGTAGTTTTACTTAGTTTGACTGCATTGcatgtaaaacatttcagtgtACTGTAAGTGTTGGGCATATCCATGATGCACTTAACACTTGTCTTGAGCTGAAAACATTGTCCCTCTCATCTACTGTGCATGCTCTTGCTTTGTGTTGCATGATATAAACAAGAGGCACTTAAGTTTGACTAGCTTTACAAAGCCATGTTCACCTTCATAGTCATGTCGTATATGTTAAATCCCAGGTGCACTTGTTAATTAATTTCAGATTTGGGCGCATTGGCCGTTTGGTGACACGTGCTGCCTTCCACTCCAAGAAGGTGGAGATTGTGGCCATCAATGACCCCTTCATTGATCTGGATTACAtggtgagggtttttttttttttttttttttttttttttttttaaataagtttagAAAACCTTGAAGGTATTATTGCACACAAACCATGTTAATCACAAACAAATCTAATAGATTAATTTAGTTTCTCCCTTGTCCTCagtatgttttgtttcttcctgtttttacCTGAACAGGTATACATGTTCCAGTACGACTCCACCCATGGAAGGTACAAGGGAGAGGTCAAGGCTGAGGGTGGCAAACTGATCATTGATGGACATGCCATCACAGTTTTCAGCGAGTGAGTTAACCTCTATACATGCATAAAAAACTTGGtgtcaaaaaaaattacaatctTGCTCCTTAAAATTTCAGGAGAGACCCAGCTAACATTAAGTGGGCTGATGCTGGTGCTGAGTATGTTGTGGAATCCACTGGTGTCTTCACCACCATTGAGAAAGCCTCTGTAAGTAATGATGTTTGAGAACATCTATGTGCTATCTATGACTCTAATGATGCTGCAGTTCCTGTGGTTGAGCCATGTGTTTGGATCTCTCCTTAGACTCACTTGAAAGGAGGTGCCAAGAGAGTCATCATCTCTGCCCCTAGTGCTGATGCCCCAATGTTTGTCATGGGTGTTAACCATGAGAAATACGAGAACTCCCTTAAAGTAGTCAGGTAAAGATGCAGTTACAGTCAGTAGCCAGTGGGGGGATGCTGTTTTCAGATGTGAAACATACAGCTTAGTAAATACAATGCATTTGTACAAGAAACTCAGAATGCCATTTCTTCCTCCTCCCTCCAGCAATGCCTCTTGCACTACCAACTGCCTAGCTCCTCTGGCCAAGGTCATCAATGATAACTTTGTCATCATTGAGGGTCTTATGGTGAGACACTTTCAATGCTAAAATAATCAGAACTGTATGGTGACTCCTCAGTCCTCCTTTGTCCattttccttgtgtgtgttttaatctgCGTTTTCCCCACTTAGAGCACTGTCCATGCCATCACAGCCACCCAGAAGACTGTTGATGGTCCTTCTGGTAAATTGTGGAGAGATGGCCGTGGTGCCAGTCAGAATATCATCCCAGCCTCTACTGGTGCTGCTAAGGCTGTGGGAAAAGTCATTCCTGAGCTTAATGGGTCAGTTCTACCATACAACCATTTCTCATTTCAAATTAAGTATGTCAGAGTTTggctttaaatttattttaagacATAACTTTATAAACTGGGGATAATGAGTCATGCATCCAAGAATTTTTAAACTAAAAGTTCTCCTATTTGTaaagtatacatacatattgagGTTGGCCCTACTCAGTTTAGATGTTGGCTAAAACTTGTTCTCCATTTGACTGTCACATGTTAacctttttgctgtttttcagCAAGCTGACTGGTATGGCATTCCGTGTCCCAACTCCCAATGTCTCAGTGGTTGACTTGACTGTCCGTTTGGAGAAGCCTGTGAGTGCCTGTGCATCTGaactttaaataattttccTTCCTTTTAGACACTGAAACATTTATAACAGAATACTTTCTTAACTTGTTTTGCAGGCCAAATATGATGACATCAAGAAAGTGGTTAAGGCTGCTGCTGAGGGCCCTATGAAGGGTATTCTGGGATACACAGAACACCAGGTTGGTACAGTGTAATCAAGTTTTTTGGGACCAAATGTACTTGAAACCACAACCTTTTAAACTGGTctgcactacattacacacaatcTGTACATTCTGGTATCGTACAATAATAAGGATCAGATTTGTAGACTTAAGTTAATTTCCATGGCATAAATTGCTGTGGTAATCATTGCAAATATGAGAAACCTGACAAACTGCCCAAGCATTGGCTATTTATGCATGTACATGCTTGGCCTGGATTCTTGTAATTGCTTCTTTGTACAATGGGTTTAAGTGTATGGGATGTGTTGGTACAAGCATTTAC contains:
- the gapdh gene encoding glyceraldehyde-3-phosphate dehydrogenase, translated to MVKVGINGFGRIGRLVTRAAFHSKKVEIVAINDPFIDLDYMVYMFQYDSTHGRYKGEVKAEGGKLIIDGHAITVFSERDPANIKWADAGAEYVVESTGVFTTIEKASTHLKGGAKRVIISAPSADAPMFVMGVNHEKYENSLKVVSNASCTTNCLAPLAKVINDNFVIIEGLMSTVHAITATQKTVDGPSGKLWRDGRGASQNIIPASTGAAKAVGKVIPELNGKLTGMAFRVPTPNVSVVDLTVRLEKPAKYDDIKKVVKAAAEGPMKGILGYTEHQVVSTDFNGDTHSSIFDAGAGIALNDHFVKLVTWYDNEFGYSNRVCDLMAYMASKE